A DNA window from Borrelia sp. HM contains the following coding sequences:
- the fliW gene encoding flagellar assembly protein FliW has protein sequence MKNEISIKFNFPEGILGFENIKEFVIKNSEHKLFSIMQSINEEINFLVTSPFNFLEKYLPNIEEKDWLDIQAENENEKVILCIVNMHVTNYKDITANLKAPIILNKKKLIGKQAISTHEEHYLRYKVFKE, from the coding sequence ATGAAAAATGAAATTAGTATAAAATTCAATTTTCCTGAAGGGATATTAGGCTTTGAAAATATCAAAGAATTTGTAATTAAAAATTCTGAGCACAAACTTTTCTCTATCATGCAATCAATAAACGAAGAAATAAATTTTTTAGTAACATCTCCTTTTAACTTCTTAGAAAAATATTTGCCAAACATAGAAGAAAAAGATTGGTTAGATATCCAAGCAGAAAATGAAAATGAAAAAGTAATATTGTGCATAGTCAACATGCATGTAACAAATTACAAAGACATAACTGCCAATTTAAAAGCCCCAATAATCTTAAATAAAAAAAAATTAATAGGAAAACAAGCTATATCTACACATGAAGAGCATTATCTTAGATACAAAGTCTTTAAGGAATAA
- the tsaB gene encoding tRNA (adenosine(37)-N6)-threonylcarbamoyltransferase complex dimerization subunit type 1 TsaB encodes MMNTFAIEYSYKTLMIYFEIKGKVFSIVKCKDEINSSLSVPKLFYDFVLENGIELNQIDLLINSSGPGSFTGLRVSLSFVKGLSLGLSIPFVNIPTFDVFERLVYTKANKIILSFTAGRYFLGCYRDFKLCGEVSCLSESELFAYLDNLDSKFVIVGNGIELICEKLKNKFEIFSDLDSFGSILTELGKLKYLSNMRQGDDILSGPFYVRLSDAEINSHLLK; translated from the coding sequence ATTATGAATACTTTTGCTATTGAATATTCATATAAGACTTTGATGATTTATTTTGAAATTAAAGGTAAGGTTTTCTCTATAGTGAAATGTAAAGATGAGATTAATTCTTCTCTTAGTGTTCCAAAATTATTTTATGATTTTGTGTTGGAAAATGGTATTGAGCTCAATCAGATTGATTTACTTATTAATTCTTCTGGTCCTGGGTCTTTTACGGGTTTGAGAGTTAGTTTAAGCTTTGTTAAGGGACTATCTTTAGGACTCTCAATTCCTTTTGTTAATATACCTACTTTTGATGTTTTTGAAAGATTGGTTTATACAAAAGCAAATAAGATAATTTTAAGCTTTACAGCAGGTAGATATTTTCTTGGATGTTATAGGGATTTTAAGTTATGTGGTGAAGTTTCTTGTTTGTCTGAGTCAGAGTTATTTGCATATTTAGATAACCTCGATTCAAAATTTGTTATTGTTGGCAATGGTATTGAATTGATTTGTGAAAAACTTAAAAATAAATTTGAGATTTTCAGTGATTTAGATTCTTTTGGTTCAATTTTAACAGAGCTTGGTAAGCTTAAATATTTATCAAATATGCGACAAGGTGATGACATTTTGTCAGGACCTTTTTATGTAAGACTTAGTGATGCAGAGATTAATTCTCATTTACTAAAATAA
- a CDS encoding flagellar hook-associated protein 3, with protein MINRVSHPLTYDNLKASSTDKEAKIAKLLENLYKGGKRITTLRDDPTGITHAIRLDSDIFKLNTYAQNINATKSKLRYVEGCLQSLATILTRAKEITVQGASGTYEANDKKIIAKEINAILEDILAIANIKGPDGYSIFAGTKIDSEAFKATRENKTNQDDGSESQIIKVDYNGNQEKKSSEIYNRIYGSTNYPGSEIFFSQNHHIISSQNINGFIVKENTKIYLNNIEIALTAGDTATDIIAKINESSTSVEATLDPLSNSMTIKTTIPHQIWITEEGSTILQDLGILTQNNDNKIPPYNIANNAEVINRTIFDSLIDLRDNLDNNKEELIGSRSLAEIDESLNKILTTLSDIGAKENRLDLSYARISKEIMDMRDDMVQYTDLDVTKAITDLNMASLAYQVSLGASAKIMQTTLLDFIK; from the coding sequence ATGATAAACAGGGTAAGTCATCCTCTAACATACGATAACTTAAAAGCATCCTCAACAGATAAGGAAGCAAAAATAGCTAAACTTTTAGAAAATTTATACAAAGGTGGCAAAAGAATTACAACGCTAAGAGATGATCCAACAGGTATCACTCACGCAATAAGATTAGACAGTGACATATTTAAACTTAACACCTATGCCCAAAATATCAATGCTACCAAAAGTAAATTAAGATACGTAGAAGGATGTTTACAATCATTAGCCACTATTCTAACTCGTGCAAAAGAAATAACTGTCCAAGGAGCAAGTGGTACATACGAAGCCAATGATAAAAAAATAATAGCAAAAGAAATAAATGCAATACTTGAAGATATCCTTGCAATAGCAAATATCAAAGGACCAGATGGATATAGTATATTTGCAGGAACCAAAATTGATTCTGAGGCATTCAAAGCAACTAGAGAAAACAAAACAAATCAAGATGATGGGTCAGAATCCCAAATAATAAAAGTAGATTATAACGGCAATCAAGAGAAAAAGTCATCTGAAATATACAATAGAATTTATGGATCAACCAACTATCCTGGAAGCGAAATATTCTTTTCTCAAAATCATCACATAATATCATCACAAAACATTAATGGATTTATTGTTAAAGAAAACACAAAAATCTATCTCAATAACATTGAGATAGCACTAACAGCAGGAGATACTGCTACTGACATTATTGCCAAAATTAATGAATCATCAACTTCCGTTGAAGCCACTCTTGATCCTCTTTCAAACTCAATGACTATAAAAACAACTATACCCCATCAAATATGGATCACAGAAGAAGGTTCAACAATATTACAAGACCTAGGTATTCTTACTCAAAATAATGATAATAAAATTCCTCCTTACAATATTGCAAACAATGCTGAAGTTATAAATAGAACGATTTTTGATAGCTTAATTGACTTAAGAGATAATCTAGATAACAATAAAGAAGAACTTATTGGAAGTAGGAGCTTGGCAGAAATTGATGAGAGTTTAAATAAAATTCTTACAACATTATCTGATATTGGAGCAAAAGAAAACAGACTTGATTTAAGTTATGCAAGAATTAGCAAAGAAATAATGGATATGAGAGATGACATGGTTCAATATACTGACCTTGATGTAACAAAAGCAATAACTGATCTTAATATGGCAAGTCTAGCTTATCAGGTATCTTTAGGGGCATCTGCAAAAATTATGCAAACAACTTTATTAGACTTTATAAAATAA
- a CDS encoding flagellar protein FlbF, with product MKIKLETELKNTLQKEVLLIEKIYDMHITIKKHIDEKNELMLQEDIEKTSIYLNKFKDIEQKRDEVWKKFTENKKFASTYMAIETLCLVYKKEIYNYFHRLRIGILNIKNLTNLISSYAITSLDILDLIFKDAQESVDNITYKNPYGPKSGNLNEASVLINKKL from the coding sequence ATGAAGATCAAATTAGAAACAGAACTTAAAAACACTCTACAAAAAGAAGTTCTTTTAATAGAAAAAATATATGATATGCATATAACAATAAAAAAACATATTGATGAAAAGAATGAACTGATGCTTCAAGAAGACATTGAGAAAACAAGCATCTATCTTAATAAATTTAAAGATATAGAGCAAAAGCGAGATGAAGTTTGGAAAAAATTTACAGAAAATAAAAAATTTGCATCAACTTACATGGCTATAGAAACACTGTGCTTGGTTTATAAAAAAGAAATATATAATTATTTTCATAGATTGAGAATAGGAATATTGAATATTAAAAACTTAACTAACTTAATATCAAGCTATGCCATAACATCCCTTGATATTTTAGACCTAATATTTAAGGATGCTCAAGAAAGTGTAGATAATATCACTTATAAAAATCCCTATGGGCCAAAAAGTGGAAACTTAAATGAAGCATCCGTTTTAATAAATAAAAAACTTTAA
- the infC gene encoding translation initiation factor IF-3: protein MINRNFGKDRDRAKSGDKELKINHKIKAREVRLVFDDGTQSVLPIEDAIRRAKEVELDLVEVSPNALPPVCKIIDYGKYKFHQEKRQKEQKRNQKIIKLKEVRMQPKIDTHDLDFKYRNILGFLKSGNKVKVTIRFRGRELAHTHLGYKILEGILERVGDSNYILESPAKMEGKTMFLIIAPKSKK, encoded by the coding sequence ATGATAAATAGGAATTTCGGTAAGGATAGGGATAGGGCAAAATCAGGAGATAAAGAATTAAAAATTAATCATAAAATTAAGGCTCGTGAAGTTAGGTTGGTTTTTGATGATGGGACCCAATCTGTTTTGCCAATTGAAGATGCTATTAGACGTGCTAAAGAGGTTGAACTTGATTTGGTTGAGGTTTCTCCAAATGCATTGCCTCCTGTTTGCAAAATAATTGATTATGGAAAATATAAATTTCATCAGGAAAAACGTCAAAAAGAACAGAAGAGAAACCAAAAGATAATTAAGCTTAAAGAAGTTAGGATGCAGCCAAAAATAGATACTCATGATCTTGATTTTAAGTATAGGAATATTTTAGGCTTCCTTAAATCAGGTAATAAGGTAAAAGTTACTATAAGATTTAGGGGGCGTGAGCTTGCTCATACTCATTTGGGATATAAAATTTTAGAGGGTATTCTTGAAAGAGTAGGTGATTCTAATTATATTTTAGAATCACCAGCTAAAATGGAAGGCAAAACAATGTTTTTAATTATTGCACCTAAGTCTAAGAAGTAA
- the tsaE gene encoding tRNA (adenosine(37)-N6)-threonylcarbamoyltransferase complex ATPase subunit type 1 TsaE, giving the protein MILSFRSEEAMVDFSKSFFNPLPIGKILCLCGDMGAGKTTFLKGLAFNLSISYFISPTYNIINVYEFIGFKFYHIDLYRLNVLDEFELVGGMEVLLDKASIIAIEWPEIIIDILPKDRLMFVKFKIEDNNRILDFSL; this is encoded by the coding sequence TTGATTTTGTCGTTTAGATCAGAAGAAGCAATGGTAGACTTTTCTAAGTCTTTTTTTAATCCTTTGCCTATTGGTAAAATATTATGTCTTTGTGGTGATATGGGTGCTGGAAAGACAACCTTTTTAAAGGGTTTAGCTTTTAATCTTAGTATTTCCTATTTTATAAGTCCAACTTATAACATTATCAATGTTTATGAATTTATAGGTTTTAAGTTTTATCATATTGATTTATATCGTTTGAATGTTTTGGATGAGTTTGAACTTGTTGGTGGAATGGAGGTTTTATTAGATAAAGCTTCTATAATAGCTATTGAGTGGCCAGAAATTATTATTGATATTTTGCCAAAGGATAGATTGATGTTTGTAAAATTTAAAATAGAAGATAATAATAGGATTTTAGACTTTTCATTATGA
- the rpmI gene encoding 50S ribosomal protein L35, which yields MPKMKTCKSARKRYAFTSKGKVKHKKQNLRHILTKKSSKRRRNLGKAGLLSIAEVKRIKTLLPYA from the coding sequence ATGCCAAAGATGAAAACATGCAAAAGCGCTCGCAAAAGGTATGCTTTTACTTCAAAAGGTAAAGTTAAACATAAAAAGCAAAATTTAAGGCATATTTTAACTAAAAAATCTTCAAAAAGAAGAAGGAATTTAGGCAAAGCAGGTTTACTTTCAATTGCTGAAGTCAAGAGAATTAAAACTTTATTACCTTATGCTTGA
- the rplT gene encoding 50S ribosomal protein L20 translates to MARVKNGIVHVARRKRILKQTKGFWGTKKSNYKKAKDTLRKGMMYATRDRKNRKRDFRSLWIVRISAALTGMGINYSNFLESLNKANIRLNRKILSNLAIEDIETFKKIVYEVKN, encoded by the coding sequence ATGGCTAGAGTAAAGAATGGCATAGTTCATGTTGCAAGGCGAAAGAGAATTTTAAAGCAAACTAAGGGTTTTTGGGGTACTAAAAAAAGTAACTATAAAAAGGCTAAAGATACTCTTCGTAAAGGCATGATGTATGCTACAAGAGATAGAAAAAATCGTAAAAGAGATTTTAGAAGTTTATGGATTGTAAGGATTTCTGCTGCTTTAACAGGAATGGGAATTAATTATTCTAACTTTCTTGAAAGTTTAAATAAGGCTAATATTAGGTTGAATAGAAAAATTTTGTCTAATTTAGCTATTGAAGATATTGAAACTTTTAAAAAAATTGTTTACGAGGTAAAGAATTAA
- the csrA gene encoding carbon storage regulator CsrA — translation MLILSRKINESIKIDSNIEISILEIKKDSVKIAITAPASIKILRSEIYNIIKEENKKSILKDKNNIKNHMHKMKSLIDYFSK, via the coding sequence ATGCTAATATTATCAAGAAAAATAAACGAAAGCATAAAGATAGACTCTAATATTGAAATTTCAATATTAGAAATAAAAAAAGATAGTGTTAAAATAGCTATAACGGCTCCTGCAAGCATTAAAATACTGAGATCCGAAATTTATAATATCATTAAAGAAGAAAATAAAAAATCAATACTCAAAGATAAAAATAATATAAAAAATCATATGCATAAAATGAAAAGCTTAATTGATTATTTTAGTAAATGA
- the flgK gene encoding flagellar hook-associated protein FlgK produces the protein MDSTFSGIELGKKSLIAHKDAMNTVGHNLANTSKPGYSRQRVIMKTEMPIYAPQLNRANKAGQLGQGIMVQSIERVRDDLLDTRIAEESHHLGYWNSKDKFISLIENVYNEPEEQSIRKILNDFWKSWQDLSKQPQGLAERNIILERGKSFAEMVRNRFHSLERIYTMANDEVKITTEEINNYIRNIGNLNKQILKAIAMKDQPNDLMDERDLIVDKLSNLISISIENKRDPNEFLIHVNGKHLVQGTIANELVLEAANGPTKTKWNVLWNNREPMNTNTGKLGALIEVRDNEIKNEIKEINDMAINIIELINETHVSGYGLDKQNGRIFFDQEYKLTDELGRYDSNGDGQFDSVQIFKISSSNEIFPEEKLGLSGILRFQEVNKNDFIEIPYLTTDTVQDIINKINNSNAQITARINSERKLEIKAIQEEELGVNTFRIKHMEDSGLFLTTYTGILNTSGVQGAYNYKDINTTNKLTNTSRYSISPLKNPAAWLKVAKAIQEDPSKIVSGIRNPTNNTPTGNNEAALHIASFAYSQIMIGKNQTLSDYFVNTASNVAIKGQIAEITKNSQEQILKDLTDLRLSISGVNKDEELANMIEFQQSFIAASKFITISSELIDTIINKMGV, from the coding sequence ATGGATTCAACATTCTCAGGAATAGAACTTGGCAAGAAAAGCTTAATTGCACACAAAGATGCTATGAACACAGTTGGACATAATCTAGCTAATACATCAAAACCTGGATATTCAAGACAAAGGGTTATAATGAAAACTGAAATGCCAATTTACGCTCCTCAATTAAATAGAGCAAACAAAGCCGGTCAACTAGGTCAAGGAATCATGGTTCAATCCATAGAACGAGTAAGAGATGACTTGCTTGATACAAGAATCGCTGAAGAATCACACCATCTAGGCTATTGGAACTCAAAAGATAAATTTATTTCTTTAATTGAAAATGTATATAATGAACCAGAAGAACAATCTATTAGAAAAATATTAAATGATTTTTGGAAAAGTTGGCAAGATCTATCAAAACAGCCCCAAGGATTGGCTGAAAGAAACATTATATTAGAACGCGGGAAATCTTTTGCAGAAATGGTAAGAAACAGATTTCACTCTCTTGAGAGAATATACACAATGGCAAACGATGAAGTAAAAATTACCACAGAAGAAATAAATAACTATATTAGAAATATAGGCAATCTCAATAAGCAAATCTTAAAAGCAATTGCAATGAAAGACCAACCAAATGACTTAATGGATGAAAGAGATTTAATAGTTGACAAGCTAAGCAATTTAATTTCCATCTCAATAGAAAATAAACGAGATCCTAATGAATTTTTAATTCACGTAAATGGAAAACACCTTGTACAAGGTACAATTGCAAATGAACTTGTCCTAGAAGCAGCCAATGGACCTACAAAAACCAAATGGAATGTTTTATGGAACAATAGAGAACCAATGAATACCAATACAGGGAAATTAGGAGCTCTCATTGAAGTAAGAGATAATGAAATTAAAAATGAAATTAAAGAAATAAACGATATGGCAATTAATATTATAGAGCTTATAAATGAAACTCATGTATCAGGATACGGTCTTGACAAACAAAATGGAAGAATATTTTTCGATCAAGAATATAAGTTAACTGACGAGCTTGGACGATATGACAGCAATGGAGACGGTCAATTTGATTCTGTTCAAATATTCAAAATCAGCAGCAGCAATGAAATTTTTCCAGAAGAAAAGTTAGGATTATCAGGAATACTAAGATTTCAAGAAGTCAATAAAAATGATTTTATAGAAATACCTTACCTAACAACAGATACTGTTCAAGACATAATAAATAAAATAAATAACTCAAATGCACAAATTACTGCAAGAATTAATTCAGAAAGAAAACTTGAAATCAAGGCAATCCAAGAAGAAGAATTAGGTGTTAATACATTTAGAATTAAACATATGGAAGATTCTGGGTTATTTTTAACAACTTACACAGGAATTTTAAATACATCAGGTGTTCAGGGTGCTTATAATTACAAAGACATTAATACCACTAACAAACTAACAAACACATCTAGATACTCAATATCTCCTTTAAAAAATCCAGCTGCATGGCTTAAAGTAGCTAAAGCAATTCAAGAAGATCCATCCAAAATAGTATCAGGAATTAGAAATCCAACAAATAACACCCCTACTGGCAACAACGAAGCAGCATTACATATTGCTTCTTTTGCATACTCACAAATCATGATTGGAAAAAATCAAACATTAAGTGACTACTTTGTAAATACAGCCTCTAATGTTGCAATAAAAGGACAAATAGCAGAAATTACAAAAAATAGTCAAGAACAAATACTTAAAGATTTAACTGATTTAAGACTATCAATATCTGGTGTAAATAAAGATGAAGAATTAGCAAACATGATAGAATTTCAACAATCATTTATTGCTGCAAGTAAATTCATTACTATTTCATCAGAATTAATAGACACAATAATAAATAAAATGGGAGTATAA